One genomic window of Cannabis sativa cultivar Pink pepper isolate KNU-18-1 chromosome 2, ASM2916894v1, whole genome shotgun sequence includes the following:
- the LOC115719312 gene encoding probable LRR receptor-like serine/threonine-protein kinase At1g06840 isoform X3, translated as MYLSKSLVFSTALVLYFCWSSLYVEAQFNITDPVEVNALRAIRRSLDDPNKNLTNWNRGDPCSSSWNGVLCFNTTFDDGYLHVRELQLLNMNLSGTLSPELGRLSHMRILDFMWNKLTGTIPKEIGNITSLELLLLNGNQLTGILPEELGYLPNLDRIQIDQNHISGPIPKSFANLNKTKHFHMNNNSISGQIPPELSRLPNLVHFLLDNNELSGELPAEFSELPELLILQLDNNNFDGSTIPESFGNMSKLLKLSLRNCSLQGPIPNLSRIPKLGYLDLSSNQLNGTIPPDKLSNDITTIDLSNNNLIGTIPNIFSGLPNLQKLSVANNTLNGTVPSTIWRDRSLNSTERLVLEFQNNGLTDISGSISLPPNVTVWFEGNPLCTNSSLVHLCGPERADNSTLTEVTPDCPVQSCPFPYEYSNKSPDKCFCAAPLLVEYRLKSPGFSDFLAYKIRFEEYLSDGLKIQQYQLEISEVTWVKGPRLRMSLKLFPVYIVNDTKSNTFNTSEVQRLMALFTGWTIPDSEIFGPYELLRFNLLGPYVNAIPFASNKSGISRGAIIGIVIGGIAAATALSAFVSLVILRKRMRNHAVSKKRRMSKASLKIEGVKDFTYGEMMLATNNFESSAQIGQGGYGKVYKGILEDGTLVAIKRAQEGSLQGEKEFLTEIELLSRLHHRNLVSLLGFCDEQDEQMLIYEFMANGTLRDHLSGKMFEDLQS; from the exons ATGTATTTATCAAAATCTTTGGTGTTCTCAACCGCTCTGGTTTTGTATTTTTGTTGGTCTTCATTATATGTTGAAGCCCAGTTTAACATTACTGACCCTGTTGAAG TGAATGCATTGAGGGCTATTAGAAGAAGTTTGGATGATCCCAACAAGAACTTGACTAATTGGAATCGAGGTGATCCGTGCTCATCCAGTTGGAATGGGGTTTTATGCTTCAATACAACGTTTGATGATGGTTATCTACATGTTAGAGAATT GCAATTATTAAATATGAACCTTTCCGGAACTCTGTCACCAGAGCTTGGCCGTTTATCTCACATGCGAATATT GGACTTCATGTGGAACAAATTAACTGGTACTATACCGAAGGAGATAGGCAACATTACATCCTTGGAACTCTT GCTCCTGAATGGAAATCAATTAACAGGAATCTTGCCTGAGGAGCTTGGTTATCTACCAAACTTGGACAGAATACAGATTGACCAGAACCATATATCAGGACCCATACCTAAATCATTTGCAAACTTGAACAAAACAAAGCACTT TCACATGAACAACAATTCTATAAGTGGGCAAATCCCTCCAGAGCTCTCCAGATTACCGAATCTAGTTCACTT TCTTCTTGATAATAACGAGTTATCTGGTGAACTTCCAGCCGAGTTCTCCGAACTTCCCGAATTACTTATACT CCAACTTGATAATAACAACTTTGATGGGAGTACAATTCCAGAGTCATTTGGCAACATGTCCAAGTTATTGAAGTT GAGTTTGAGGAATTGTAGCTTACAAGGTCCTATTCCGAATTTGAGCAGGATACCAAAGCTGGGTTATTT GGACCTCAGTTCAAATCAGCTAAATGGAACGATACCACCTGATAAACTTTCTAATGATATCACAACTAT CGATTTATCAAACAACAATCTTATTGGAACTATTCCAAACATCTTTTCTGGGCTTCCTAATCTCCAAAAATT GTCTGTTGCAAACAATACATTAAACGGCACTGTTCCATCCACAATTTGGCGTGATAGGAGTCTCAATTCAACAGAAAGACTTGTATT gGAGTTCCAAAACAATGGTCTTACAGATATTTCAGGCAGTATTAGCCTCCCTCCAAATGTCACAGTCTG GTTCGAGGGGAATCCATTATGTACCAATTCTAGCCTAGTCCACCTCTGTGGACCTGAACGTGCAGATAATAGTACATTGACTGAAGTCACTCCTGATTGTCCAGTTCAATCATGTCCATTTCCTTATGAGTATTCGAATAAATCTCCTGATAAATGTTTCTGTGCTGCTCCTCTTCTTGTCGAATATCGGTTAAAAAGTCCTGGCTTCTCAGATTTCCTTGCTTACAAAATCCGATTTGAGGAGTATCTTAGCGATGGTCTTAAGATACAACAGTATCAGCTGGAGATTAGTGAAGTTACATGGGTAAAAGGACCCCGTCTTAGAATGTCCCTGAAGCTCTTTCCTGTATATATTGTTAACGACACAAAATCTAATACCTTCAATACAAGTGAGGTTCAAAGACTTATGGCCTTGTTCACAGGATGGACCATACCAGATAGTGAAATATTTGGACCTTATGAACTTCTCAGATTCAATCTATTGGGCCCTTATGTAAATG CGATTCCTTTTGCTTCGAATAAGTCTGGCATAAGCAGGGGAGCAATTATTGGCATAGTTATTGGGGGTATTGCTGCTGCAACTGCGTTATCTGCATTTGTTTCTCTTGTTATACTGAGAAAGCGCATGAGAAACCATGCAGTTTCAAAAAAGCGTCGCA TGTCTAAAGCCTCCCTTAAAATTGAGGGTGTTAAGGATTTCACTTATGGAGAAATGATGTTAGCTACGAACAACTTTGAAAGTTCGGCTCAGATTGGTCAAGGAGGTTATGGCAAGGTTTATAAAGGCATTTTGGAAGATGGGACGCTGGTGGCCATAAAGCGAGCACAGGAAGGATCATTGCAGGGTGAAAAAGAATTCTTGACAGAAATAGAGTTATTATCAAGATTGCATCACAGGAATCTTGTCTCTTTGCTCGGATTCTGTGATGAACAAGATGAACAG ATGTTGATCTATGAGTTTATGGCCAATGGCACCCTAAGGGATCACCTTTCTG gaaAAATGTTTGAAGATCTTCAATCTTGA
- the LOC115719312 gene encoding probable LRR receptor-like serine/threonine-protein kinase At1g06840 isoform X1: MYLSKSLVFSTALVLYFCWSSLYVEAQFNITDPVEVNALRAIRRSLDDPNKNLTNWNRGDPCSSSWNGVLCFNTTFDDGYLHVRELQLLNMNLSGTLSPELGRLSHMRILDFMWNKLTGTIPKEIGNITSLELLLLNGNQLTGILPEELGYLPNLDRIQIDQNHISGPIPKSFANLNKTKHFHMNNNSISGQIPPELSRLPNLVHFLLDNNELSGELPAEFSELPELLILQLDNNNFDGSTIPESFGNMSKLLKLSLRNCSLQGPIPNLSRIPKLGYLDLSSNQLNGTIPPDKLSNDITTIDLSNNNLIGTIPNIFSGLPNLQKLSVANNTLNGTVPSTIWRDRSLNSTERLVLEFQNNGLTDISGSISLPPNVTVWFEGNPLCTNSSLVHLCGPERADNSTLTEVTPDCPVQSCPFPYEYSNKSPDKCFCAAPLLVEYRLKSPGFSDFLAYKIRFEEYLSDGLKIQQYQLEISEVTWVKGPRLRMSLKLFPVYIVNDTKSNTFNTSEVQRLMALFTGWTIPDSEIFGPYELLRFNLLGPYVNAIPFASNKSGISRGAIIGIVIGGIAAATALSAFVSLVILRKRMRNHAVSKKRRMSKASLKIEGVKDFTYGEMMLATNNFESSAQIGQGGYGKVYKGILEDGTLVAIKRAQEGSLQGEKEFLTEIELLSRLHHRNLVSLLGFCDEQDEQMLIYEFMANGTLRDHLSVKSKEPLSFSMRLRIALGSAKGILYLHTEANPPIFHRDIKASNILLDSKLIAKVADFGLSRLAPVPEIEGDLPEHVSTVVKGTPGYLDPEYFLTRKLTDKSDVYSFGVVLLELLTGMQPISHGKNIVREVNLAFQSGMIFSVIDGRMGSYPSDCVEKFLDLALKCCQESTDSRPSMAEVVRQLENIWLMMPESDTKSLEPVITPKAGKQVTSPSSSSDIRNPYMSFDVSGSNLDSGVIPTIAPR; the protein is encoded by the exons ATGTATTTATCAAAATCTTTGGTGTTCTCAACCGCTCTGGTTTTGTATTTTTGTTGGTCTTCATTATATGTTGAAGCCCAGTTTAACATTACTGACCCTGTTGAAG TGAATGCATTGAGGGCTATTAGAAGAAGTTTGGATGATCCCAACAAGAACTTGACTAATTGGAATCGAGGTGATCCGTGCTCATCCAGTTGGAATGGGGTTTTATGCTTCAATACAACGTTTGATGATGGTTATCTACATGTTAGAGAATT GCAATTATTAAATATGAACCTTTCCGGAACTCTGTCACCAGAGCTTGGCCGTTTATCTCACATGCGAATATT GGACTTCATGTGGAACAAATTAACTGGTACTATACCGAAGGAGATAGGCAACATTACATCCTTGGAACTCTT GCTCCTGAATGGAAATCAATTAACAGGAATCTTGCCTGAGGAGCTTGGTTATCTACCAAACTTGGACAGAATACAGATTGACCAGAACCATATATCAGGACCCATACCTAAATCATTTGCAAACTTGAACAAAACAAAGCACTT TCACATGAACAACAATTCTATAAGTGGGCAAATCCCTCCAGAGCTCTCCAGATTACCGAATCTAGTTCACTT TCTTCTTGATAATAACGAGTTATCTGGTGAACTTCCAGCCGAGTTCTCCGAACTTCCCGAATTACTTATACT CCAACTTGATAATAACAACTTTGATGGGAGTACAATTCCAGAGTCATTTGGCAACATGTCCAAGTTATTGAAGTT GAGTTTGAGGAATTGTAGCTTACAAGGTCCTATTCCGAATTTGAGCAGGATACCAAAGCTGGGTTATTT GGACCTCAGTTCAAATCAGCTAAATGGAACGATACCACCTGATAAACTTTCTAATGATATCACAACTAT CGATTTATCAAACAACAATCTTATTGGAACTATTCCAAACATCTTTTCTGGGCTTCCTAATCTCCAAAAATT GTCTGTTGCAAACAATACATTAAACGGCACTGTTCCATCCACAATTTGGCGTGATAGGAGTCTCAATTCAACAGAAAGACTTGTATT gGAGTTCCAAAACAATGGTCTTACAGATATTTCAGGCAGTATTAGCCTCCCTCCAAATGTCACAGTCTG GTTCGAGGGGAATCCATTATGTACCAATTCTAGCCTAGTCCACCTCTGTGGACCTGAACGTGCAGATAATAGTACATTGACTGAAGTCACTCCTGATTGTCCAGTTCAATCATGTCCATTTCCTTATGAGTATTCGAATAAATCTCCTGATAAATGTTTCTGTGCTGCTCCTCTTCTTGTCGAATATCGGTTAAAAAGTCCTGGCTTCTCAGATTTCCTTGCTTACAAAATCCGATTTGAGGAGTATCTTAGCGATGGTCTTAAGATACAACAGTATCAGCTGGAGATTAGTGAAGTTACATGGGTAAAAGGACCCCGTCTTAGAATGTCCCTGAAGCTCTTTCCTGTATATATTGTTAACGACACAAAATCTAATACCTTCAATACAAGTGAGGTTCAAAGACTTATGGCCTTGTTCACAGGATGGACCATACCAGATAGTGAAATATTTGGACCTTATGAACTTCTCAGATTCAATCTATTGGGCCCTTATGTAAATG CGATTCCTTTTGCTTCGAATAAGTCTGGCATAAGCAGGGGAGCAATTATTGGCATAGTTATTGGGGGTATTGCTGCTGCAACTGCGTTATCTGCATTTGTTTCTCTTGTTATACTGAGAAAGCGCATGAGAAACCATGCAGTTTCAAAAAAGCGTCGCA TGTCTAAAGCCTCCCTTAAAATTGAGGGTGTTAAGGATTTCACTTATGGAGAAATGATGTTAGCTACGAACAACTTTGAAAGTTCGGCTCAGATTGGTCAAGGAGGTTATGGCAAGGTTTATAAAGGCATTTTGGAAGATGGGACGCTGGTGGCCATAAAGCGAGCACAGGAAGGATCATTGCAGGGTGAAAAAGAATTCTTGACAGAAATAGAGTTATTATCAAGATTGCATCACAGGAATCTTGTCTCTTTGCTCGGATTCTGTGATGAACAAGATGAACAG ATGTTGATCTATGAGTTTATGGCCAATGGCACCCTAAGGGATCACCTTTCTG TCAAATCCAAAGAACCTTTGAGTTTTTCAATGAGATTGAGAATTGCCCTGGGATCAGCCAAGGGCatcctttacctacacacagAAGCTAATCCTCCAATATTTCATCGAGATATCAAGGCCAGCAACATATTATTGGATTCTAAGTTAATTGCAAAGGTTGCTGATTTTGGACTTTCGCGACTTGCGCCAGTTCCAGAGATCGAAGGGGACTTACCTGAGCACGTATCCACAGTCGTGAAGGGGACTCCG GGTTATCTTGATCCAGAATACTTCCTAACTCGTAAATTAACAGACAAGAGTGATGTTTATAGTTTCGGTGTTGTGCTCTTGGAGCTCTTAACCGGAATGCAGCCAATTTCACATGGAAAAAACATTGTCAGAGAG GTTAATCTTGCATTTCAGTCTGGTATGATATTCTCAGTCATTGATGGACGAATGGGGTCTTACCCTTCTGACTGTGTGGAAAAGTTTCTTGATTTGGCCCTTAAGTGTTGCCAAGAAAGCACAGATTCTAGACCTTCAATGGCGGAGGTAGTCAGACAACTCGAAAACATATGGCTTATGATGCCGGAATCAGACACCAAATCTCTAGAACCTGTGATCACTCCTAAAGCTGGAAAGCAAGTAACTTCACCATCTTCATCCTCTGATATAAGGAATCCATATATGTCCTTTGATGTCTCTGGTAGTAACCTTGATAGTGGAGTCATTCCTACTATTGCTCCAAGATAA
- the LOC115719312 gene encoding probable LRR receptor-like serine/threonine-protein kinase At1g06840 isoform X2 encodes MNLSGTLSPELGRLSHMRILDFMWNKLTGTIPKEIGNITSLELLLLNGNQLTGILPEELGYLPNLDRIQIDQNHISGPIPKSFANLNKTKHFHMNNNSISGQIPPELSRLPNLVHFLLDNNELSGELPAEFSELPELLILQLDNNNFDGSTIPESFGNMSKLLKLSLRNCSLQGPIPNLSRIPKLGYLDLSSNQLNGTIPPDKLSNDITTIDLSNNNLIGTIPNIFSGLPNLQKLSVANNTLNGTVPSTIWRDRSLNSTERLVLEFQNNGLTDISGSISLPPNVTVWFEGNPLCTNSSLVHLCGPERADNSTLTEVTPDCPVQSCPFPYEYSNKSPDKCFCAAPLLVEYRLKSPGFSDFLAYKIRFEEYLSDGLKIQQYQLEISEVTWVKGPRLRMSLKLFPVYIVNDTKSNTFNTSEVQRLMALFTGWTIPDSEIFGPYELLRFNLLGPYVNAIPFASNKSGISRGAIIGIVIGGIAAATALSAFVSLVILRKRMRNHAVSKKRRMSKASLKIEGVKDFTYGEMMLATNNFESSAQIGQGGYGKVYKGILEDGTLVAIKRAQEGSLQGEKEFLTEIELLSRLHHRNLVSLLGFCDEQDEQMLIYEFMANGTLRDHLSVKSKEPLSFSMRLRIALGSAKGILYLHTEANPPIFHRDIKASNILLDSKLIAKVADFGLSRLAPVPEIEGDLPEHVSTVVKGTPGYLDPEYFLTRKLTDKSDVYSFGVVLLELLTGMQPISHGKNIVREVNLAFQSGMIFSVIDGRMGSYPSDCVEKFLDLALKCCQESTDSRPSMAEVVRQLENIWLMMPESDTKSLEPVITPKAGKQVTSPSSSSDIRNPYMSFDVSGSNLDSGVIPTIAPR; translated from the exons ATGAACCTTTCCGGAACTCTGTCACCAGAGCTTGGCCGTTTATCTCACATGCGAATATT GGACTTCATGTGGAACAAATTAACTGGTACTATACCGAAGGAGATAGGCAACATTACATCCTTGGAACTCTT GCTCCTGAATGGAAATCAATTAACAGGAATCTTGCCTGAGGAGCTTGGTTATCTACCAAACTTGGACAGAATACAGATTGACCAGAACCATATATCAGGACCCATACCTAAATCATTTGCAAACTTGAACAAAACAAAGCACTT TCACATGAACAACAATTCTATAAGTGGGCAAATCCCTCCAGAGCTCTCCAGATTACCGAATCTAGTTCACTT TCTTCTTGATAATAACGAGTTATCTGGTGAACTTCCAGCCGAGTTCTCCGAACTTCCCGAATTACTTATACT CCAACTTGATAATAACAACTTTGATGGGAGTACAATTCCAGAGTCATTTGGCAACATGTCCAAGTTATTGAAGTT GAGTTTGAGGAATTGTAGCTTACAAGGTCCTATTCCGAATTTGAGCAGGATACCAAAGCTGGGTTATTT GGACCTCAGTTCAAATCAGCTAAATGGAACGATACCACCTGATAAACTTTCTAATGATATCACAACTAT CGATTTATCAAACAACAATCTTATTGGAACTATTCCAAACATCTTTTCTGGGCTTCCTAATCTCCAAAAATT GTCTGTTGCAAACAATACATTAAACGGCACTGTTCCATCCACAATTTGGCGTGATAGGAGTCTCAATTCAACAGAAAGACTTGTATT gGAGTTCCAAAACAATGGTCTTACAGATATTTCAGGCAGTATTAGCCTCCCTCCAAATGTCACAGTCTG GTTCGAGGGGAATCCATTATGTACCAATTCTAGCCTAGTCCACCTCTGTGGACCTGAACGTGCAGATAATAGTACATTGACTGAAGTCACTCCTGATTGTCCAGTTCAATCATGTCCATTTCCTTATGAGTATTCGAATAAATCTCCTGATAAATGTTTCTGTGCTGCTCCTCTTCTTGTCGAATATCGGTTAAAAAGTCCTGGCTTCTCAGATTTCCTTGCTTACAAAATCCGATTTGAGGAGTATCTTAGCGATGGTCTTAAGATACAACAGTATCAGCTGGAGATTAGTGAAGTTACATGGGTAAAAGGACCCCGTCTTAGAATGTCCCTGAAGCTCTTTCCTGTATATATTGTTAACGACACAAAATCTAATACCTTCAATACAAGTGAGGTTCAAAGACTTATGGCCTTGTTCACAGGATGGACCATACCAGATAGTGAAATATTTGGACCTTATGAACTTCTCAGATTCAATCTATTGGGCCCTTATGTAAATG CGATTCCTTTTGCTTCGAATAAGTCTGGCATAAGCAGGGGAGCAATTATTGGCATAGTTATTGGGGGTATTGCTGCTGCAACTGCGTTATCTGCATTTGTTTCTCTTGTTATACTGAGAAAGCGCATGAGAAACCATGCAGTTTCAAAAAAGCGTCGCA TGTCTAAAGCCTCCCTTAAAATTGAGGGTGTTAAGGATTTCACTTATGGAGAAATGATGTTAGCTACGAACAACTTTGAAAGTTCGGCTCAGATTGGTCAAGGAGGTTATGGCAAGGTTTATAAAGGCATTTTGGAAGATGGGACGCTGGTGGCCATAAAGCGAGCACAGGAAGGATCATTGCAGGGTGAAAAAGAATTCTTGACAGAAATAGAGTTATTATCAAGATTGCATCACAGGAATCTTGTCTCTTTGCTCGGATTCTGTGATGAACAAGATGAACAG ATGTTGATCTATGAGTTTATGGCCAATGGCACCCTAAGGGATCACCTTTCTG TCAAATCCAAAGAACCTTTGAGTTTTTCAATGAGATTGAGAATTGCCCTGGGATCAGCCAAGGGCatcctttacctacacacagAAGCTAATCCTCCAATATTTCATCGAGATATCAAGGCCAGCAACATATTATTGGATTCTAAGTTAATTGCAAAGGTTGCTGATTTTGGACTTTCGCGACTTGCGCCAGTTCCAGAGATCGAAGGGGACTTACCTGAGCACGTATCCACAGTCGTGAAGGGGACTCCG GGTTATCTTGATCCAGAATACTTCCTAACTCGTAAATTAACAGACAAGAGTGATGTTTATAGTTTCGGTGTTGTGCTCTTGGAGCTCTTAACCGGAATGCAGCCAATTTCACATGGAAAAAACATTGTCAGAGAG GTTAATCTTGCATTTCAGTCTGGTATGATATTCTCAGTCATTGATGGACGAATGGGGTCTTACCCTTCTGACTGTGTGGAAAAGTTTCTTGATTTGGCCCTTAAGTGTTGCCAAGAAAGCACAGATTCTAGACCTTCAATGGCGGAGGTAGTCAGACAACTCGAAAACATATGGCTTATGATGCCGGAATCAGACACCAAATCTCTAGAACCTGTGATCACTCCTAAAGCTGGAAAGCAAGTAACTTCACCATCTTCATCCTCTGATATAAGGAATCCATATATGTCCTTTGATGTCTCTGGTAGTAACCTTGATAGTGGAGTCATTCCTACTATTGCTCCAAGATAA
- the LOC115714486 gene encoding uncharacterized protein LOC115714486: MGATGLNVDSNIELVKDDPIPVEETPLVDKRKSKKPIALTSPFMEYDSSISSSKDGYGYGVVKYVAGLCPLDDKIGEDVEHKDENDFDLWLGEGRRSKKDPHDKDKVYLKGKDKIVPPFRFGVEDVASKMWFHKLAYRGQC; the protein is encoded by the exons atggGTGCAACAGGTCTCAATGTTGATTCTAACATTGAACTTGTTAAAGATGACCCAATTCCCGTTGAAGAAACTCCTCTTGTTGACAAGAGGAAATCTAAGAAACCCATAGCGTTGACGTCTCCGTTTATGGAGTATGACTCTTCCATTTCTAGTTCTAAAGATGGTTATGGTTATGGAGTTGTTAAGTATGTGGCTGGTTTGTGTCCTCTTGATGATAAGATTGGTGAAGATGTAGAACATAAAGACGAGAATGATTTTGACTTGTGGCTTGGTGAAGGACGGCGATCAAAGAAAGATCC ccATGACAAGGACAAGGTTTACTTGAAGGGTAAGGATAAGATTGTTCCCCCTTTTCGTTTTGGCGTGGAAGATGTTGCAAGCAAGATGTGGTTCCACAAGCTTGCATATCGTGGCCAATGTTAA
- the LOC133034353 gene encoding uncharacterized protein LOC133034353, translating to MRPTATEFKALKLSSFKFDTDYNSYKSVPVPEEPSVAQSDISVKLDAFSEKFDGLEVKIDLLHTSQQKISSDLVELKEFVSAQFVSFGAQMASMQAQFSTVFADSYAKDKGSDSSNNDGGSGNEEDFDLDESEETDDNEEENVMGDEEGEGSEGEEKDGQADEDSESKEKNDEGSDDECTDSEEKNFVDFNDGPTQIDVEATVQSGVKAVEIMVMLLLCYFLVV from the exons ATGAGGCCCACTGCTactgagttcaaagctttgaaattGAGCAGTTTCAAGTTTGACACTGACTACAATTCTTACAAGAGTGTTCCTGTTCCCGAAGAGCCTTCTGTTGCTCAGAGTGACATTTCTGTCAAGCTTGATGCTTTTTCTGAGAAATTTGATGGGTTGGAGGTGAAGATCGATTTGCTGCATACTTCCCAACAGAAGATTTCATCCGATTTGGTTGAGTTGAAAGAGTTTGTGTCTGCACAGTTTGTTTCTTTTGGTGCTCAGATGGCTTCAATGCAGGCACAGTTTTCTACTGTTTTTGCCGATTCTTATGCTAAG GACAAAGGCAGTGACTCTTCCAATAATGATGGTGGAAGTGGTAATGAAGAAGATTTTGATTTAGATGAATCTGAAGAAACTGATGACAATGAAGAAGAGAATGTTATGGGTGATGAAGAAGGTGAGGGTAGTGAAGGTGAAGAGAAGGATGGTCAAGCTGATGAAGATTCTgagtcaaaagaaaaaaatgatgaggGCAGTGATGATGAATGCACTGATAGTGAGGAGAAG AATTTCGTTGATTTCAATGACGGACCTACTCAAATAGATGTTGAGGCTACTGTTCAGTCCGGTGTGAAAGCAGTTGAGATTATGGTAATGTTgcttttgtgttattttttggtTGTGTAA